CGAGTTCGCGTCCTCGCGCGGTGATGTGCGCGGTGAGCGCGGAGGGGGTCTCGAGCTGGGTGAGCAGCACCGAGGTCGTGGGGGCGAGAGCCGTGAGCGCCTCGTCGATCTGCGGGGCGCTGAGGGCGGCGTTGGCGAGCGGCACCATCACGATGTCGTTCTGCGCGGAGGAGTCGACACGGATGTGCGCGATGCCGGTGGGACCGGGAACCGTGCGCAGATGCGTGAGGTCGACCCCGGCCGCGGTGAGCCCGTCGACCACGAGGTCGTGGAACAGGTCGTCTCCGACACAGCCGACGAAGCTCGTGCGCGCACCCGAGCGTCCGGCCGCGACGGCCTGGTTCGCTCCCTTGCCACCCAGCATGAGGGTGAACTCGTCTCCCAGGATCGTCTCGCCCCGTGCGGGCAGGCGCCCGGAGAACGTGGTGACGTCGGCCGTGACGCTGCCGACGATGACGACACCGGAGCGGTTTTCGGAGTGTGCGGGGGTCATCTTGCTCCTGATCTTCCTCGACGGCAGGTGTAGCCGACGCTTTGACAGATCGCGGTGGCTGTCATTACATTAGCCGAATCCCTACCTGTAACGACAGGTTGTCCGCGAGGAGACCCCGATGACCCCGATCGCGCCACGCCTGTACGTCGACAGCGCCGATGTCGACCGCGTCTCCCGGCTGCTCGCCACGGGCGTGGTGCACGGCGTGACCACGAACCCGACCATCCTGGAACGGGGAGGCCGCACCGCCGCCGAGATCCCCGAGCTCTACGCCCGCTGGGAGTCGGAGGGGGCGAAGGAGATCTTCTTCCAGACCTGGGGCGGCGACACCGCGTCCTTCCTCCGCAACGCCGAGGGCATCCGCGCGCTGGGTGACCGGGTCGCCGTGAAGGCGCCCGCGACGTCTGCGGGGTTCGTCGCGGCATCCGCGCTCGTGCGCGACGGCGCGACCGTTCTGGTGACCGCCGTGTATTCGGTCGCGCAGGCGCTCGCGTGCGCGTCGATCGGGGTGCAGTACATCGCTCCGTACCTCGGACGGATGCGCGATGCCGGGCTCGACGGCGATGCGACGATCGCGCGGATGCAGGAGGTGTGCGCGGGCAGCGACTCGAACGTGCTCGCCGCGTCGCTGCGCTCGCCGGATGACATCACGGGCTTGCGCCTGGCCGGCGTCCCGTACTTCACCGCCGCCCCCGACGTGCTCGACCGCGTGCTCCTCCATGAGGTGAGCGACAGCTCCGCGGCGGAGTTCGACGCCGCGATGGTGCGCCTGGGGGCATGAGCGGCGCCCGCCGCTGCTGTCAGCTCGCCGCGGCCTGACGCAGCCAGCGCTCGACGCCTGCGATGTGCGCGGTGGCCAGCGAGGTCGCGAGAGCCGAGTCGTGCTGGGCGATCGCATCGGCGATGGCCCGGTGCTCCGACAGGGTGCGCTCGACGGCGCCCCCCTCGGTGAGGCCTCGCCACACGCGCGCGCGCACGGTCTGGCTGCTCAGGTGCTCGATGAGGCTCGCGAGGTACGCGTTGCCGGACATCGCGACGATCTCCCGATGGAACCGGATGTCGTGATCGACGAGCGCCTCGATCGTGACCGCCGCATCGACCGAATCGACCTCGGCCTGCAGCTCGGAGATCTTCTCGTCGGTGCCCAGGGTCGCCGCGAGTCCGGTCGCCTGTGACTCCAGCATCCGGCGCACCGCGAAGATCTCGAGCATCGAGTCGTCATCGTGCATGTCGACGACGAACGAGATGGCCTCCAGCAGCAGGTGGGGTTCGAGGCTCGTGACGTAGGTGCCGTCCCCCCGACGCACATC
Above is a window of Microbacterium aurugineum DNA encoding:
- a CDS encoding ribokinase; the encoded protein is MTPAHSENRSGVVIVGSVTADVTTFSGRLPARGETILGDEFTLMLGGKGANQAVAAGRSGARTSFVGCVGDDLFHDLVVDGLTAAGVDLTHLRTVPGPTGIAHIRVDSSAQNDIVMVPLANAALSAPQIDEALTALAPTTSVLLTQLETPSALTAHITARGRELGMTVILDPAPAAELDAEIWRSIDIVTPNETEATLISGIEVTDAASAERAGRWFLAQGVGAAVITLAGQGSCVVTAEGASVIPPFPVEAVDTTAAGDAYAGYLGAALANGSTLADAVRLATAAGALTVTKQGASPSLPHRAEVDAFLTARLTAPVAN
- a CDS encoding transaldolase family protein, whose translation is MTPIAPRLYVDSADVDRVSRLLATGVVHGVTTNPTILERGGRTAAEIPELYARWESEGAKEIFFQTWGGDTASFLRNAEGIRALGDRVAVKAPATSAGFVAASALVRDGATVLVTAVYSVAQALACASIGVQYIAPYLGRMRDAGLDGDATIARMQEVCAGSDSNVLAASLRSPDDITGLRLAGVPYFTAAPDVLDRVLLHEVSDSSAAEFDAAMVRLGA
- a CDS encoding FadR/GntR family transcriptional regulator — its product is MAVTDEAIEKIKAMIVAGELAPGDRLPPEKELSERLGLSRNSMREAVKALEVIRVLDVRRGDGTYVTSLEPHLLLEAISFVVDMHDDDSMLEIFAVRRMLESQATGLAATLGTDEKISELQAEVDSVDAAVTIEALVDHDIRFHREIVAMSGNAYLASLIEHLSSQTVRARVWRGLTEGGAVERTLSEHRAIADAIAQHDSALATSLATAHIAGVERWLRQAAAS